The proteins below are encoded in one region of Candidatus Anaeroferrophillus wilburensis:
- a CDS encoding chloride channel protein, which yields MHQFMVRHFSRFRLFFNDHLHRFRATEHAFMVIVAIIIGVLGGFGAVGIQFMIKFFQKLLWGAWQPDLAYLKTLPVWIKIGVPTFGGLLVGTIVHFFSKEAKGHGVPEVMEAIALRNGVIRPRVVFAKLFASAICIGSGGSVGREGPVIQIGSSIGSTVAQFLGVTAQRVKVFVACGAAAGIAAAFNAPIAGALFSVEIILGDFGVAQFSPIVISSVMATVVSRHFLGDFPAFEVPHYELVSPFELVPYAVLGLLAGLVALLFTKVLYFLEDYFDELRLHAIVKTVIGGLLIGLMGLLVPSIYGVGYNTMNMALHGQLSCLVMLALIFAKILATSISLGSGGSGGVFAPSLFIGTMTGGFFGSLIHYLLPAATATSGAYSLVGMGAVVAGATHAPITAILIIFELTNDYKIILPLMISSIIATLLTTKLKKESIYTLKLIRRGVDLFQGREVNLLRSLKVADYINEKPVIIPPNLKFSALLELVANYPNSQFYVVNEQQKLMGSVSLQEVRKALLDRDYIADLLIAVDLVNREIPRVTMEDSLDQVMKLFGSFEHDELPVVERLHPDVIVGSIKHKEVIEAYNRQLVKRNLSQEVSSSVKLLDQVQKVDFIDGYVMAEIPVPVSFVGRTIREINIRARFGVQILLVKRVVGELEVRQIVPAADERIREGDQLVVLGSDREIETLRHL from the coding sequence TTGCACCAGTTTATGGTTCGCCATTTCAGTCGCTTTAGATTATTTTTCAATGACCATCTGCATCGGTTCCGGGCTACGGAACATGCGTTCATGGTTATTGTTGCCATTATTATTGGCGTGCTGGGTGGTTTTGGCGCGGTGGGCATCCAGTTTATGATTAAATTTTTCCAGAAACTGCTCTGGGGTGCCTGGCAGCCCGACCTGGCCTATCTGAAAACATTGCCCGTCTGGATTAAAATTGGCGTACCAACCTTTGGCGGTCTGCTGGTGGGTACCATTGTTCACTTTTTTTCCAAGGAGGCCAAGGGGCACGGGGTTCCTGAAGTGATGGAGGCCATCGCCCTGCGCAACGGAGTCATCCGCCCTCGGGTGGTGTTTGCCAAGCTGTTTGCCTCGGCCATCTGCATCGGTTCCGGGGGGTCGGTTGGCCGTGAGGGACCGGTTATCCAGATCGGTTCTTCCATTGGTTCAACGGTGGCCCAGTTCCTCGGGGTGACCGCCCAACGGGTCAAAGTCTTTGTTGCCTGTGGTGCGGCGGCCGGTATTGCCGCCGCTTTTAACGCACCCATCGCCGGCGCCTTGTTCAGCGTAGAGATTATTCTTGGTGATTTCGGTGTTGCCCAGTTCAGTCCCATTGTCATCTCTTCGGTGATGGCAACCGTGGTGTCACGTCATTTTCTCGGTGACTTTCCGGCCTTTGAAGTTCCCCATTATGAACTGGTCAGCCCCTTTGAACTCGTTCCTTACGCGGTGTTGGGCCTGCTGGCCGGCTTGGTTGCCCTGCTGTTTACCAAAGTGCTGTACTTCCTTGAGGATTATTTTGATGAACTGCGTCTCCACGCTATTGTGAAGACCGTCATCGGCGGGTTGCTCATTGGTCTTATGGGCCTGTTGGTTCCCAGTATCTACGGAGTCGGCTACAATACCATGAACATGGCCCTTCATGGACAGTTGAGCTGCCTGGTGATGCTGGCCCTGATTTTTGCCAAAATCCTGGCCACCAGCATCAGTCTTGGCTCCGGGGGATCTGGCGGGGTCTTTGCGCCCTCCCTGTTTATCGGCACCATGACCGGCGGCTTCTTTGGTTCCTTGATCCATTATCTGCTGCCGGCAGCCACTGCCACCTCAGGAGCTTATTCCCTGGTAGGCATGGGGGCCGTGGTCGCCGGGGCCACCCATGCCCCTATTACCGCCATTCTGATCATTTTTGAACTGACCAATGACTATAAAATTATCCTGCCGCTGATGATTTCATCGATCATTGCCACCCTGCTGACCACTAAACTGAAAAAAGAATCGATCTATACCCTGAAACTTATTCGTCGTGGAGTTGACCTTTTCCAGGGTCGCGAAGTCAACCTGCTGCGGTCGTTGAAAGTTGCTGATTATATTAATGAAAAGCCCGTGATCATTCCACCGAATTTGAAATTCTCTGCGTTGCTGGAGCTGGTGGCCAATTATCCCAACAGCCAGTTTTATGTTGTCAACGAGCAGCAGAAGCTGATGGGTTCGGTATCACTGCAGGAGGTCAGGAAAGCTTTGCTGGATCGGGATTATATTGCCGATCTGCTGATTGCCGTTGATCTGGTGAACCGGGAAATTCCCCGGGTGACCATGGAGGACAGTCTGGATCAGGTCATGAAACTTTTTGGCTCCTTTGAACATGATGAATTGCCGGTGGTCGAGCGTCTGCATCCCGATGTCATTGTTGGTTCCATCAAACATAAGGAAGTAATTGAAGCCTATAACCGCCAGCTTGTCAAACGCAATCTGAGCCAGGAAGTTTCTTCTTCGGTCAAACTGCTTGATCAGGTGCAGAAAGTTGACTTTATTGATGGGTATGTGATGGCGGAGATTCCGGTGCCGGTTTCTTTTGTTGGCCGGACGATCAGGGAAATTAATATCAGGGCCCGTTTCGGCGTTCAGATTTTGCTGGTTAAACGAGTGGTGGGTGAGCTTGAGGTTCGGCAGATTGTGCCGGCAGCTGATGAGCGGATCAGGGAAGGCGACCAGTTGGTGGTTCTCGGTAGTGATAGGGAGATCGAAACGCTGCGGCATCTGTAA
- a CDS encoding archease, protein MNEKRRWEHFSHQADIGIRGFGATMTDAFAAVAQALTAVVANPEAIRSKYRRKITCSADDPELLLYDWLNELVFEMSSCGMLFSSFDLRITGAYQLEAVIRGEPVSLVRHRPVVEVKGVTFTELAVRQDANGGWLAQAVVDV, encoded by the coding sequence ATGAATGAGAAACGTCGCTGGGAGCACTTTTCCCATCAGGCTGATATCGGCATCCGTGGTTTCGGGGCGACCATGACGGATGCCTTTGCTGCGGTGGCGCAGGCGCTGACGGCGGTGGTGGCGAATCCTGAAGCCATCAGGAGCAAATACCGCCGAAAGATAACCTGTTCAGCCGATGATCCTGAACTGCTGCTCTATGACTGGCTTAATGAGCTGGTTTTCGAGATGTCTTCCTGCGGCATGTTGTTCAGCTCCTTTGACCTGCGAATAACCGGGGCCTATCAGCTGGAGGCGGTCATCCGGGGCGAGCCGGTTTCCCTGGTTCGCCACCGGCCGGTGGTGGAGGTGAAGGGGGTGACATTTACCGAACTGGCGGTCCGTCAGGATGCCAATGGCGGTTGGCTGGCGCAGGCGGTGGTCGATGTGTAG
- a CDS encoding MotA/TolQ/ExbB proton channel family protein has protein sequence MMEILIRIVDYGRSGGFLMLPIIAVSLMMWGMIIVKLQELYEVNRHDFSVKEAVAWVQQGQEQPLAGTPLRHVVFHFIEKKTTDRETDLALLSTLINREISRLSNNLSYIYILAAVAPLLGLLGTVGGMISTFDAIAVFGTGNARAMAQGISEALVTTQSGLFVSIPGLFMASFLNRRISRIAQHLEEFRAAIMQGNAAST, from the coding sequence ATGATGGAGATATTGATCAGGATTGTTGACTACGGCCGCAGCGGCGGCTTCCTGATGCTGCCGATTATTGCCGTTTCCCTGATGATGTGGGGGATGATCATTGTTAAGCTGCAGGAGCTGTATGAAGTGAACCGACATGATTTCAGTGTCAAGGAGGCGGTGGCCTGGGTTCAGCAGGGACAGGAACAGCCGTTGGCCGGCACCCCGCTGCGTCATGTTGTGTTCCATTTCATTGAAAAGAAGACGACCGATCGGGAGACCGACCTAGCTCTCCTGTCAACGTTGATCAATCGGGAAATCAGCCGGCTGTCGAACAATCTTAGCTACATTTACATCCTGGCGGCGGTTGCGCCGCTGCTCGGCCTGCTGGGGACGGTGGGCGGGATGATCTCCACCTTTGATGCTATCGCCGTCTTTGGAACCGGCAATGCCCGGGCGATGGCCCAGGGGATTTCAGAGGCGCTGGTTACCACCCAGAGCGGCTTGTTTGTTTCCATCCCCGGATTGTTCATGGCCAGTTTTCTCAACCGCAGGATCAGCCGTATCGCCCAGCATCTGGAAGAGTTCCGGGCGGCAATCATGCAGGGGAACGCGGCTTCGACGTAA
- a CDS encoding energy transducer TonB produces the protein MSCKHGTRRRLPSGIVGAVLINLVLLASIPLFFHQRSLPKQVTQLRPVPVWQVEHQPREEERLKEEKPEPIKKMVKLPPLPLPPVPRLTAQPTPVLDLPLPPLAVAPTDLGTVAVAPMERPLKGLYRTAELDQQPLPLATPAPLYPVAARRRGIEGEVQVRFLVDSQGFVKDVRIVSAEPSGYFEKAVASTLSRWRFQPGVVSGSSVNSEVETTIVFKLDK, from the coding sequence ATGTCCTGTAAACATGGAACCCGCCGCCGGCTGCCCAGCGGCATTGTCGGGGCGGTGCTTATCAATCTTGTGCTGCTGGCGTCCATTCCGCTTTTTTTTCATCAGCGATCGTTGCCGAAGCAGGTGACACAACTGCGACCGGTTCCCGTCTGGCAGGTTGAACACCAACCCCGGGAAGAGGAACGGCTGAAGGAAGAAAAGCCTGAGCCGATCAAGAAGATGGTCAAGTTGCCGCCGCTGCCTTTGCCCCCCGTACCCCGTTTGACTGCTCAGCCCACCCCCGTCCTTGACCTGCCATTGCCCCCGTTGGCGGTGGCGCCAACCGATCTCGGTACGGTGGCGGTAGCTCCCATGGAGCGTCCCCTCAAGGGGCTGTACCGGACCGCAGAGCTGGACCAGCAGCCTCTGCCCCTGGCGACGCCGGCACCCCTCTATCCCGTTGCCGCCCGGCGCCGTGGCATTGAAGGCGAGGTTCAGGTTCGCTTTTTGGTGGATAGTCAAGGGTTTGTCAAGGATGTCAGGATTGTCAGCGCTGAACCCTCTGGCTACTTTGAAAAGGCAGTGGCGTCAACCCTGTCTCGCTGGCGCTTCCAACCGGGGGTGGTCAGCGGTAGTTCAGTCAACTCTGAAGTGGAAACCACCATTGTCTTTAAGCTCGATAAATAA
- a CDS encoding molybdopterin molybdotransferase MoeA, with protein MEEFITVERAKEVILAGAVPLAPEKIAITAALERVLAEDVVADMTIPPLDNSAMDGYALRAMDTSEAAADQPLRMPVVGEIPAGRQFAGCLQPGDAVRIMTGAPIPTGADAVIRREYVQESKNYITLVEPVPLGNDIRYAGEDVRRGETIIAAGAVLTPAMIGMMAAVGLPFAAVIRQPRVAVLATGDELVDFNEPPTAGRIRNSNSYSLAALVKHAGGVPIVFPVTGDDPDLLRQRVEQAATAADLVLTTGGVSMGDYDFVKTVLNEVSGGVHFWKVRMKPGKPLVYGAVAGTPLVGLPGNPVSVMISFEQFVRPLIKKMLGYPPSAWFLPRLTAIAGEEMPIARGRRYFLRGVATQTPQGLTTVVTTGPQGSGILRSMVVSNCLVVLNEGDEPVKKGSPVEIELLDYGCSTIVAGR; from the coding sequence ATGGAAGAATTTATTACTGTTGAGCGGGCTAAAGAGGTGATTCTCGCCGGTGCTGTTCCCCTGGCACCGGAGAAAATCGCCATTACCGCTGCCCTGGAGCGGGTGCTGGCTGAAGATGTGGTGGCGGATATGACTATTCCGCCGCTGGATAACTCGGCGATGGACGGCTATGCCCTTAGGGCAATGGATACGTCAGAAGCTGCCGCAGACCAACCACTTCGCATGCCGGTGGTTGGCGAGATTCCGGCTGGACGGCAGTTTGCCGGTTGTCTGCAGCCTGGTGACGCCGTTCGAATTATGACCGGTGCGCCGATCCCCACTGGTGCTGATGCGGTGATCAGGCGTGAATATGTCCAGGAGAGCAAGAATTATATTACGCTGGTGGAACCGGTTCCCCTGGGCAATGATATCCGCTATGCGGGCGAGGATGTCCGCCGGGGGGAAACGATCATTGCCGCAGGAGCCGTGCTTACTCCGGCGATGATTGGCATGATGGCCGCCGTCGGCCTGCCGTTTGCGGCGGTCATTCGGCAGCCGCGGGTGGCCGTGCTGGCCACCGGTGATGAGCTGGTTGATTTTAACGAGCCGCCGACTGCCGGTAGAATACGCAACAGCAACAGCTATTCTCTGGCGGCCCTGGTGAAACATGCCGGCGGGGTGCCGATTGTCTTTCCGGTTACCGGCGATGACCCTGACCTGCTGCGCCAACGGGTGGAGCAGGCTGCCACTGCTGCCGACCTGGTGCTGACAACCGGCGGCGTCTCCATGGGAGATTATGATTTTGTCAAAACAGTGCTCAATGAGGTGTCGGGGGGGGTTCATTTCTGGAAGGTGAGAATGAAGCCCGGCAAGCCCTTGGTTTACGGTGCGGTGGCCGGCACTCCGTTGGTTGGCCTGCCCGGCAATCCGGTATCGGTGATGATCTCATTTGAACAGTTTGTCAGGCCACTGATCAAGAAAATGCTCGGTTATCCTCCATCTGCCTGGTTTTTACCCCGTCTGACGGCGATTGCCGGCGAGGAGATGCCCATTGCCAGGGGGCGTCGTTATTTTTTACGCGGGGTGGCGACCCAAACTCCCCAGGGACTCACAACCGTGGTGACCACCGGCCCGCAAGGATCAGGAATCCTGCGTTCCATGGTGGTGAGCAACTGTCTTGTCGTGCTCAATGAAGGTGATGAGCCGGTGAAAAAAGGATCGCCGGTGGAGATCGAACTGCTGGATTACGGTTGCTCGACAATTGTCGCCGGCCGATGA
- the dut gene encoding dUTP diphosphatase gives MVSQSWQPAVKGKEAYAVREDVVIQIVRREGVSLPRYMTKDAAGMDIRAAISVDVVLPPGARALIPTGIAIAVPEGYEVQVRPRSGLAVKHGITLVNSPGTIDADYRGEIGIILINHGKQDFVVKSGERLAQLVVAPVVRCCWEEVDELPNTDRGSGGFGHTGS, from the coding sequence ATGGTGTCGCAATCATGGCAACCAGCGGTTAAGGGAAAAGAGGCGTACGCTGTGCGAGAAGATGTTGTCATACAGATTGTTCGTCGGGAGGGTGTTTCACTGCCCCGATATATGACCAAAGATGCTGCCGGCATGGATATCCGGGCTGCGATATCAGTAGATGTTGTCTTGCCACCGGGCGCCCGGGCGCTGATTCCCACCGGCATTGCCATTGCTGTGCCGGAAGGCTACGAAGTCCAGGTGAGACCCCGCAGTGGTCTAGCGGTCAAACATGGCATCACTCTGGTCAACAGTCCCGGGACCATTGATGCTGATTATCGAGGTGAAATCGGAATCATTCTAATTAACCATGGCAAGCAGGATTTTGTGGTGAAATCGGGTGAGCGTCTGGCACAGCTGGTGGTGGCCCCGGTCGTCCGCTGTTGCTGGGAGGAAGTAGATGAGCTGCCGAACACTGACCGGGGTTCAGGCGGTTTTGGCCATACCGGTAGTTGA
- a CDS encoding cytochrome ubiquinol oxidase subunit I: MLQSIPLLGYPGGLLIFMILFLGSLNLAVGTPILALIAERQKVASNDAHYRLLAGSLVKTAMPLLCLGTVAGLPLLFSIGSYFDPFYRGILGPFSRLGMIGVVLLCTTMALLYLFFLSCGRPKKGYFFHFLLGLAASLSALLLTLFCHLIPSFLLVPTAEFRLNGSVSLGEIVFNQLMLPLYVHAVVASLAFTGLMIMLVAAYQKDFNRRQPREYYQKAFKFGGRWALNATLFQLIPGGWIFFSLPQELKDAVMGGALTGWFVAALICTFIGLLLLLKMLKDNLVNSRATTIVTILLLAAMILMQTTTTRLQQPQPADGLTTSISDRQE; encoded by the coding sequence ATGCTGCAATCCATTCCCCTGCTTGGTTATCCCGGGGGACTGCTGATTTTTATGATTCTTTTTCTGGGAAGTCTTAACCTGGCTGTGGGCACTCCCATTCTTGCTTTGATCGCTGAACGGCAGAAAGTGGCCAGCAATGATGCTCACTACCGGCTGCTGGCTGGCAGTCTGGTAAAAACGGCCATGCCTTTGCTCTGCCTGGGTACGGTTGCCGGACTCCCCCTGCTGTTCAGCATTGGCAGTTATTTTGATCCCTTTTACCGCGGCATTCTCGGACCCTTCAGCCGCCTTGGCATGATTGGCGTGGTACTGCTCTGCACCACCATGGCCCTTTTATACCTTTTCTTTCTTTCCTGCGGCCGACCCAAAAAGGGTTATTTTTTTCATTTCCTGCTTGGCTTGGCAGCCAGCCTCAGCGCCCTGCTGCTGACCCTTTTTTGTCACCTGATCCCCTCCTTTCTCCTGGTGCCGACAGCTGAATTCCGCTTGAACGGCTCCGTATCCCTGGGGGAAATCGTCTTCAACCAGTTAATGCTGCCCCTCTACGTTCATGCAGTGGTAGCCAGTCTTGCCTTTACCGGCCTGATGATCATGCTGGTGGCTGCCTACCAGAAGGATTTCAACCGCCGGCAACCACGGGAATACTATCAAAAAGCATTCAAATTCGGTGGCCGCTGGGCCCTCAATGCCACCCTTTTTCAGCTCATCCCGGGCGGCTGGATCTTCTTTTCCCTGCCCCAGGAACTGAAAGATGCGGTCATGGGTGGAGCATTGACCGGCTGGTTTGTGGCAGCCTTGATCTGCACCTTTATCGGCCTGCTGCTATTGCTGAAAATGCTGAAGGACAACCTGGTCAACAGCCGGGCCACCACCATTGTCACCATCCTGCTGCTGGCTGCCATGATTCTCATGCAAACCACTACCACCCGCCTGCAGCAACCTCAGCCGGCAGATGGCCTCACAACATCGATCTCTGACCGTCAGGAATAA
- the miaA gene encoding tRNA (adenosine(37)-N6)-dimethylallyltransferase MiaA, which translates to MVLLKIVVISGPTAAGKTATAIAVAAAIDGEIVNADSLQVYRHLDVGTAKPTKEEQAVVPHHLIDVVDPDEPYSAARYQKEADEVIAGLDERQKVPLMVGGTGLYIRSLLYGLCSIPDIPPVIRQEVRQQLEKDGVEVLHDRLRRVDPQTADQLTPRDQSRVSRALEVFLATGTSIRRFQGQHRFARPRYRFLHLFLHCDRELLYERINQRVQTMMAAGFLDEVKRLLAMGFPPSLKPLQSIGYRQLILHCQGEISLDEAVRQTARDTRHYAKRQYTWFAREAGVTMVDEAERDRIPRLIEMFLKE; encoded by the coding sequence TTGGTCCTTTTGAAAATTGTTGTTATTTCAGGTCCTACAGCGGCCGGCAAAACCGCTACCGCTATTGCCGTGGCCGCTGCCATCGACGGCGAGATCGTTAATGCTGACTCACTCCAGGTCTATCGCCACCTTGATGTTGGTACGGCAAAACCAACCAAAGAGGAGCAGGCGGTGGTGCCGCATCATCTTATTGATGTGGTTGATCCCGATGAACCGTACAGCGCTGCCCGGTATCAGAAGGAGGCAGATGAGGTGATTGCCGGGCTTGATGAGCGGCAAAAAGTTCCCCTGATGGTTGGCGGCACCGGTCTTTATATCAGATCCCTGCTCTATGGGTTGTGCTCCATACCGGATATCCCGCCGGTTATCCGCCAGGAGGTCCGCCAGCAGCTGGAAAAGGATGGCGTCGAGGTTCTTCATGACCGCCTGCGCCGGGTGGATCCCCAGACGGCCGATCAGCTGACGCCCCGTGACCAATCGAGAGTTTCCCGGGCGTTGGAGGTGTTTCTGGCCACCGGTACCAGTATCCGCCGATTTCAGGGGCAGCACCGTTTTGCCCGGCCCCGCTATCGGTTCCTGCACCTGTTTCTCCATTGTGATCGTGAGCTGCTTTATGAGCGGATCAATCAACGGGTGCAGACGATGATGGCGGCTGGATTTCTGGATGAGGTGAAGCGGCTTTTGGCCATGGGTTTCCCGCCGTCATTGAAGCCTCTGCAGAGCATCGGCTACCGACAGTTGATCCTTCACTGCCAGGGAGAAATCAGCCTCGATGAAGCTGTCAGGCAGACTGCCAGGGATACCCGGCACTACGCCAAACGTCAATATACCTGGTTTGCCCGGGAGGCGGGTGTTACCATGGTGGACGAAGCTGAACGGGACCGGATCCCCCGTCTGATCGAAATGTTTCTCAAGGAGTAG
- a CDS encoding RtcB family protein has protein sequence MKDNRLRQQDEFEWWIEPFGEMRVPAIIYASLPQIEEMDQNVFTQVTNVATLPGIVQASYAMPDAHWGYGFPIGGVGDFDPAQGGVISAGGVGFDISCGVRTMLTGLHVDDILVQQHQLADQLQREIPAGVGSTGFLHLQAREMDEMLTGGAAWAVARGYGYPADLDRIEEYGCAAGAEPSSVSARAKKRQQNQVGTLGSGNHYLEVQEIDRIYDPDSAMALGLRQHEVVVSLHCGSRGLGHQIGTDFLKQMVVQAPAHGLQLPDRELACAPLSSILGRQYLGAMRAGINCALANRQVLTHLVRGVFARFFPAVTLTLLYDVSHNTCKEEEHQVDGERRMLYVHRKGATRAFGPGHPSLPASLQNVGQPVLIGGSMGTFSHIMVGVAGGHERAFSSACHGAGRVMSRRQATKRWRGREIIATLEQQGIAIRSVSMRGIAEEAPGAYKEVGSVVDVAQAAGLARKVARVRPLICIKG, from the coding sequence ATGAAAGATAACCGGTTGCGGCAACAGGATGAGTTTGAGTGGTGGATCGAGCCCTTTGGCGAGATGCGGGTGCCGGCGATTATCTATGCCAGCCTGCCGCAGATTGAGGAGATGGATCAGAACGTTTTTACCCAGGTGACCAATGTGGCGACCCTGCCCGGCATCGTGCAGGCCTCCTACGCAATGCCTGATGCCCACTGGGGCTACGGTTTTCCCATCGGTGGCGTAGGGGATTTTGACCCAGCTCAGGGCGGGGTGATATCGGCCGGCGGAGTTGGTTTTGATATCTCCTGTGGAGTTCGTACCATGCTTACCGGTCTCCATGTTGATGATATTCTTGTCCAGCAGCATCAATTGGCTGACCAGCTTCAGCGGGAGATTCCCGCCGGTGTTGGCAGCACCGGTTTTCTCCACCTGCAGGCCAGGGAGATGGATGAGATGCTGACCGGCGGTGCCGCCTGGGCGGTGGCCCGCGGCTATGGTTATCCAGCCGACCTGGATAGGATTGAGGAGTATGGCTGCGCCGCCGGGGCCGAGCCGTCTTCGGTATCCGCGCGGGCTAAAAAGCGGCAGCAGAACCAAGTGGGGACCCTGGGTTCAGGGAATCATTACCTTGAAGTGCAGGAGATTGACCGCATTTATGATCCTGATAGTGCCATGGCGCTTGGTTTGCGGCAGCATGAGGTGGTGGTGAGTCTGCATTGTGGCTCCCGGGGGCTTGGACATCAGATCGGCACCGACTTTTTGAAACAGATGGTAGTCCAGGCGCCGGCCCATGGTCTGCAGCTGCCGGACCGGGAGCTGGCCTGCGCGCCTTTGTCCTCGATTCTCGGTCGGCAGTATTTAGGGGCCATGCGGGCTGGGATCAACTGTGCTTTGGCCAACCGGCAGGTATTGACCCATCTGGTCAGGGGGGTTTTTGCTCGATTTTTTCCGGCTGTCACCCTGACGCTTTTGTATGATGTTTCGCACAATACCTGCAAAGAGGAGGAACATCAGGTTGATGGCGAACGGCGAATGTTGTATGTCCATCGCAAGGGGGCGACCCGTGCTTTCGGCCCCGGCCATCCATCCCTGCCGGCATCGCTGCAAAACGTCGGTCAGCCGGTGCTCATCGGCGGCAGCATGGGGACGTTCTCCCATATCATGGTGGGAGTTGCCGGCGGTCATGAGCGGGCTTTTAGTTCCGCCTGTCATGGTGCCGGACGGGTTATGAGTCGCCGTCAGGCGACCAAACGATGGCGGGGTCGGGAGATTATTGCCACCCTGGAACAGCAGGGGATTGCAATCCGCAGTGTGTCCATGAGAGGGATTGCCGAGGAGGCGCCGGGAGCGTACAAAGAGGTGGGGAGCGTTGTTGATGTCGCCCAGGCCGCCGGTTTGGCCCGCAAGGTTGCCAGGGTAAGGCCCCTGATCTGCATCAAAGGATGA
- a CDS encoding tetratricopeptide repeat protein, producing the protein MFFWAVIFAGFLLAASPSSASDRYQQELSYEANQLLVGVQELMQAEKYREALAGIDAFREKNPRRSFVLVEFFSGNLNFFLDHFQPAADAYRRTVKLAPDFLQAQENLGMALLALERYHEAAGPLVRAAALAAKDAPDQRDRLLAYAGNAYLLAGEYREAQPLFTQLVHDRQNPLEEHCLALLRIYLELNELRPAEALLVSLLDRFPRQVSYWRLLGQVRVTVEQPTAALAAYKLVALIDPEPRDLKTLAQLYQMVSLPLAAAKTLERCLEGQEQVGDQEMERLAALYGEAGDIDRALFWLEKKQAVSPAPENQLRRGEILYRAGRYREGHDLLSTIDRLPNNDGYQFLLAGYCAWYAGDLAAARDAFSRAQRYGAYRTRSTELLKTVTMILEQEPPSPSSS; encoded by the coding sequence ATGTTCTTCTGGGCGGTTATCTTTGCCGGTTTCCTGCTGGCAGCCAGTCCGTCGTCGGCCAGCGATCGGTATCAGCAGGAATTATCCTATGAAGCAAACCAGCTGCTGGTTGGGGTTCAGGAACTGATGCAAGCTGAAAAGTACCGGGAAGCGCTGGCCGGCATCGATGCATTTCGTGAAAAAAATCCCCGCCGGTCTTTTGTGCTGGTGGAGTTTTTTAGCGGCAATCTCAATTTTTTTCTTGATCATTTCCAGCCGGCTGCCGATGCCTACCGGCGGACGGTGAAGCTGGCGCCCGATTTTCTCCAGGCCCAAGAGAACCTGGGGATGGCCCTTCTGGCTCTGGAACGCTACCATGAAGCCGCCGGACCTTTAGTCCGGGCGGCGGCCCTGGCCGCCAAGGATGCTCCCGACCAGCGGGACCGGCTGCTGGCCTACGCCGGCAACGCCTATCTGCTGGCCGGCGAGTACCGTGAGGCGCAGCCGCTGTTCACCCAGCTGGTACATGATCGTCAGAATCCTCTTGAGGAGCATTGTCTGGCGCTGCTGCGGATTTATCTGGAGTTGAACGAGCTCCGGCCGGCCGAGGCTCTTCTGGTCAGTCTGCTGGACCGCTTTCCCCGGCAGGTCTCCTACTGGCGCCTGCTGGGGCAGGTGAGGGTGACGGTGGAACAGCCAACAGCCGCTCTGGCGGCCTACAAGCTGGTGGCCCTTATCGATCCTGAGCCCCGGGATCTGAAAACATTGGCCCAACTGTATCAGATGGTTTCACTGCCGCTGGCCGCCGCCAAAACCCTGGAACGCTGCCTTGAGGGACAGGAGCAGGTCGGCGATCAGGAGATGGAGCGGCTGGCTGCTCTTTATGGCGAAGCGGGCGATATTGACCGGGCTCTTTTCTGGCTGGAGAAAAAACAGGCCGTTTCCCCAGCGCCGGAAAATCAGCTCCGCCGTGGGGAGATTCTCTACCGGGCCGGCCGCTACCGGGAAGGCCATGATCTCCTGTCAACCATTGACCGCTTGCCGAACAACGACGGCTACCAGTTCCTCCTGGCCGGCTACTGCGCCTGGTATGCCGGTGACCTGGCCGCCGCCCGGGATGCTTTTTCTCGGGCCCAGCGCTACGGTGCCTACCGTACCCGTTCCACCGAACTGCTGAAGACCGTAACCATGATTCTTGAGCAGGAACCCCCTTCTCCGTCCTCCAGCTGA
- a CDS encoding biopolymer transporter ExbD, with the protein MINVKGRLRRERQRAEINMAPMLDMVFILLIFFLVTTSFVRESGVEVQRPAAKTVQAEESGSLRLGINQAGQVFAAGRQVDVRSVRAIVERFLAENPDGSVLIVADREAKTGITVRVLDFCRLAGATRVAVAATRES; encoded by the coding sequence ATGATTAATGTCAAGGGCAGGCTGCGGCGGGAGCGGCAGAGGGCGGAGATCAACATGGCGCCCATGCTTGATATGGTCTTTATCCTCCTGATCTTTTTCCTGGTGACCACCAGCTTCGTCCGGGAATCAGGGGTAGAGGTCCAGCGGCCGGCTGCCAAAACAGTGCAGGCGGAGGAGAGCGGCAGTCTCCGTTTGGGGATCAACCAGGCTGGCCAGGTATTTGCCGCCGGCCGGCAGGTTGACGTCCGCAGTGTCCGCGCTATTGTTGAACGTTTCCTCGCCGAAAACCCCGACGGCAGCGTACTGATTGTTGCCGACCGGGAGGCGAAAACCGGCATTACCGTCCGGGTGCTTGACTTCTGCCGGCTTGCCGGTGCCACCCGGGTGGCGGTTGCCGCTACCCGGGAATCATAA